A genomic stretch from Erigeron canadensis isolate Cc75 chromosome 9, C_canadensis_v1, whole genome shotgun sequence includes:
- the LOC122581287 gene encoding lysine-specific demethylase JMJ25-like encodes MEVLMQKENQIRVYTSKKMKLRQKELTDALVVGKKRSLQEFMNSENGGHQWSSMKRTRSSIQKEVFNIQTKTSRCKGTTPNCSSSSESSSSDDSEYEAHERTRKGPLTPKAKKVIKTRRNRKINGLHGKSKCSVSKKTFENIEKDATDFEEDSEEEDDDDEDFTPYKSSQRSISEDDDEDFKPCRLSQRSIGLKYRGMQAKGYSVSNEKLNFKKKKANLNKKETANRRRFERSISTRENKVEEELMDCKQNEQSNDNSRLPDERVLRSRRTASCGNKVIVDGFVEWADFEVEEEIEYSIEDEEDDDNDDDDYEVRDVILTSMEHRDFNKNETKGITKDRKVENDDDIIAGLKRSSFSKSNPSRSSSSNDTNMKRIKKDTVDCSTASSNGTTRILNNIKDQKNGKETLKCHQCKRNDRYTVVPCTKCNEMVYCIQCIKQWYPELSEEEVAESCPYCRENCNCNLCLHSTFKTPSIDVPDAEKLQHLHYLINSLLPYLKQIREEQIEEVLVEAHVQGVSESSVIIGQTSCLNEERVYCNHCSTSIIDLHRSCPKCSYELCLSCCREIRKNGLRGLKKVEFGYFDKGFDYIHGGDPLQDSFPSSSPTSHSRIAIKWVAEDDGSLFCAPQEMGGCGDLQTLELKRILQEGWISKLEEKAVNILNAINIDQPSDMNSSFTTGGKMNLKAARREDSDDNYLYSPASTDILAAKELNRFRHHWAKGEPIIVREVLEQTSGLSWEPMVMWRALCEHVDSVVSLKMSQVKAIDCLAGCEVEISTRKFFKGYTEGRQYVNSWPEMLKLKDWPPSDKFEDLLPRHCDEFISALPFQAYTDPRAGFLNLAVKLPPGVLKPDLGPKTYIAYGLAEELGRGDSVTKLHCDMSDAVNILTHTADVLVSDNQKLAIRELKKRHRVQDEREKNGVITGCVDGLLVQKDEPSGGVSPDKRNSFPTQDTDGTGSALWDIFRREDVPKLQEYLLKHSKEFRHTYCCPVDQVYHPIHDQTFYLTLEHKRRLKEEYGIEPWTFEQNLGDAVFIPAGCPHQVRNLKSCTKVAVDFVSPENLKECLRLTEEFRKLPLNHKAKEDKLEVKKMIVHAMHQAITDFEELASHQKL; translated from the exons ATGGAGGTCCTTATGCAAAAGGAAAATCAAATTAGAGTATATACTtctaaaaaaatgaagttgagaCAAAAAGAATTAACTGATGCTCTTGTAGTTGGAAAGAAAAGAAGTCTTCAAGAGTTCATGAATTCTGAAAATGGGGGCCATCAGTGGTCATCAATGAAAAGGACAAGAAGTTCTATACAGAAAGAAGTGTTCAACATACAAACTAAAACTTCTCGTTGTAAGGGTACCACACCAAATTGTAGCAGCTCCTCTGAAAGCAGTTCTTCTGATGATTCTGAATACGAAGCACATGAACGAACCAGGAAGGGCCCATTGACTCCAAAAGCAAAAAAGGTAATCAAGACTAGGAGAAATCGTAAAATAAACGGCTTGCATGGGAAATCAAAATGCTCCGTAAGTAAGAAAACATTTGAGAATATTGAAAAGGATGCCACTGATTTTGAAGAGGATTCTGAGGAAGAAGACGATGACGACGAGGACTTCACACCATATAAATCGTCTCAAAGATCAATAAGTGAAGATGACGATGAGGACTTTAAACCATGTAGATTGTCTCAAAGATCAATAGGTTTAAAGTACAGAGGAATGCAGGCTAAAGGTTATAGCGTTTCAAATGAGAAACTGAACTTTAAGAAGAAGAAAGCGAACTTAAACAAGAAAGAAACAGCAAACCGACGGCGATTTGAAAGATCTATCAGTACCAGAGAAAACAAAGTAGAAGAGGAACTGATGGACTGCAAGCAGAACGAACAAAGTAATGATAACAGTAGACTTCCTGATGAACGAGTATTGAGAAGTCGCCGTACTGCTTCTTGTGGAAACAAAGTTATTGTGGATGGTTTTGTTGAATGGGCAGATTTTGAGGTTGAAGAAGAAATCGAGTATTCtattgaagatgaagaagatgatgacaatgatgatgatgattatgaagtGAGAGATGTAATTTTGACATCGATGGAGCATCGTGATTTTAACAAAAACGAGACAAAAGGCATTACAAAAGACAGGAAAGTGGAGAATGATGATGACATCATAGCAGGACTAAAACGATCATCTTTTTCGAAATCTAATCCTAGTAGAAGCAGTAGTTCAAATGATACGAACATGAAGAGAATAAAAAAAGACACAGTAGATTGTAGTACTGCTTCATCAAATGGCACTACAAGAATTCTTAATAATATAAAG GATCAGAAAAATGGGAAGGAGACTTTAAAGTGTCATCAATGTAAGAGAAATGATAGATACACCGTTGTTCCCTGCACCAAATGTAACGAAATGGTATATTGTATCCAGTGCATCAAGCAATG GTATCCTGAGTTGTCAGAAGAAGAAGTTGCAGAGTCATGCCCCTATTGCCGTGAAAACTGCAATTGCAATCTGTGTTTACACTCAACTTTCAAG ACGCCAAGCATAGACGTCCCTGATGCTGAGAAGTTGCAGCATCTTCACTATCTAATAAACTCTCTCCTTCCATATCTGAAGCAAATTCGTGAAGAACAAATTGAGGAGGTCTTGGTTGAAGCACATGTGCAAG GGGTCTCAGAGTCATCAGTTATAATAGGCCAGACTAGCTGTCTCAATGAAGAACGTGTCTATTG CAACCATTGTTCAACATCGATCATTGATCTTCATCGAAGTTGTCCAAAATGCTCTTATGAGCTATGTCTTAGTTGCTGTCGTGAGATACGGAAGAATGGTCTTCGCGGTTTGAAAAAAGTTGAATTTGGGTACTTTGACAAAGGTTTTGATTACATTCATGGCGGTGACCCCTTACAAGATTCTTTTCCTTCAAGTAGTCCAACTAGCCACTCTCGTATTGCAATTAAATGGGTAGCTGAAGATGATGGGAGCTTGTTTTGTGCTCCACAAGAAATGGGTGGATGCGGTGATCTTCAAACATTGGAGCTCAAGCGTATCTTGCAAGAGGGTTGGATTTCAAAGTTGGAGGAAAAAGCAGTGAATATATTGAATGCGATCAATATTGATCAACCAAGTGACATGAATAGTTCTTTTACAACCGGTGGCAAGATGAATCTTAAAGCAGCCAGAAGAGAAGATTCAGATGATAACTACTTATACTCTCCTGCTTCGACAGATATCCTCGCTGCCAAGGAGCTTAATCGCTTCCGTCACCATTGGGCTAAAGGTGAACCAATAATTGTTAGAGAGGTTCTAGAGCAGACATCTGGTTTAAGCTGGGAGCCCATGGTTATGTGGCGTGCATTGTGCGAACATGTGGATTCAGTCGTGAGTTTGAAGATGTCACAAGTGAAGGCAATAGACTGTTTGGCTGGTTGTGAG GTTGAAATCAGTACTCGGAAATTTTTTAAAGGATACACGGAAGGAAGGCAATACGTGAATTCCTGGCCAGAGATGCTAAAGCTGAAGGATTGGCCACCATCTGATAAGTTTGAAGACCTTTTACCGCGCCATTGTGATGAGTTTATCAGTGCATTGCCTTTCCAAGCGTATACTGATCCAAGAGCAGGTTTTCTCAATCTTGCTGTCAAGTTACCGCCAGGTGTCCTAAAACCTGATCTGGGTCCGAAAACATATATTGCATATGGACTGGCCGAGGAACTTGGAAGAGGGGACTCTGTAACAAAGCTTCATTGTGACATGTCAGATGCC GTGAATATATTGACACACACTGCTGATGTATTAGTGAGTGATAATCAGAAGTTAGCAATTAGAGAGTTAAAGAAAAGACATAGGGTTCAGGATGAAAGAGAAAAGAATGGAGTAATCACTGGATGTGTAGATGGATTGTTGGTACAGAAAGATGAACCGAGTGGAGGAGTTTCACCAGATAAACGTAATAGTTTTCCTACACAAGACACTGATGGAACAGGTAGTGCCCTTTGGGACATTTTCAGAAGAGAAGATGTACCAAAGCTACAAGAATATTTATTGAAGCACTCCAAAGAGTTTCGACATACATATTGCTGTCCTGTCGATCag GTTTATCACCCAATTCATGATCAAACCTTTTACTTGACGTTGGAACATAAAAGGAGGCTAAAAGAGGAATATG gTATAGAGCCCTGGACATTTGAACAAAACCTGGGAGATGCAGTTTTTATTCCTGCTGGATGTCCACACCAAGTGCGCAATCTTAAG